Proteins co-encoded in one Arachis hypogaea cultivar Tifrunner chromosome 11, arahy.Tifrunner.gnm2.J5K5, whole genome shotgun sequence genomic window:
- the LOC112723880 gene encoding uncharacterized protein, with protein MVGIGIPICVQCGNTGNPCRCKVVGPTVGFLAFAAAAVVEWPVGALVYCFRHMKGRKIMAHPATVVYPSVTNAIPI; from the coding sequence ATGGTTGGAATAGGGATTCCAATATGTGTACAATGTGGTAACACTGGCAACCCTTGCCGGTGCAAGGTGGTGGGCCCAACGGTGGGGTTCCTGGCGTTTGCGGCGGCGGCGGTAGTGGAGTGGCCGGTGGGTGCTCTGGTTTATTGTTTCCGCCACATGAAGGGCCGCAAAATCATGGCTCATCCTGCCACCGTGGTCTACCCTTCAGTCACTAATGCTATTCCAATTTAA